One region of Moraxella sp. ZY210820 genomic DNA includes:
- a CDS encoding DUF721 domain-containing protein, whose amino-acid sequence MLQHIKHFQQNKQPNRKISLFAQISRQVKHWQTLSTSIQPLLPQPEQWQIVCYQAGILTIAGHNQVMVSQLNYLRSQYTLKLAQLDAFHDLQNIQAILLPFNHKTNETHTPLNTIDASSRELFAISASYVQDPALKRAFEKLSQPPILP is encoded by the coding sequence ATGTTACAACATATTAAACATTTTCAACAAAACAAACAACCCAATCGAAAAATTAGTCTATTTGCACAAATCTCTCGACAGGTCAAACACTGGCAAACATTAAGCACATCGATTCAGCCGTTATTACCACAGCCAGAACAATGGCAGATTGTCTGCTATCAAGCAGGTATATTGACCATTGCGGGACATAATCAAGTGATGGTAAGTCAGCTTAACTATTTACGTTCCCAATATACCTTAAAACTAGCACAACTTGATGCTTTCCATGATTTGCAAAACATACAAGCCATACTACTTCCATTCAATCATAAGACCAATGAAACCCATACACCCTTAAACACGATTGATGCATCTAGTCGTGAACTATTTGCTATCTCTGCTAGTTATGTACAAGACCCCGCACTTAAGCGAGCGTTTGAGAAATTATCCCAACCACCTATCTTACCCTAA
- a CDS encoding rhodanese-like domain-containing protein, translating to MKVLLLTPIIVLGLMACTDKSQVNSQPAMVQQPVQSTQQAEKGIWIDVRTADEFNRGHLAHAVNIAHGDIAEKIATVEPNKNAPIHLYCQSGRRAEIARKTLLEMGYTNVINHGAYDDLKKQQP from the coding sequence ATGAAAGTACTTCTATTGACACCCATCATTGTACTAGGGCTAATGGCATGTACTGATAAATCACAAGTAAATTCTCAACCTGCAATGGTACAACAACCTGTACAAAGCACACAACAAGCTGAAAAAGGTATTTGGATTGACGTGCGTACTGCTGATGAGTTTAATCGTGGACATTTAGCTCATGCAGTCAATATTGCACATGGTGATATAGCGGAGAAAATTGCTACTGTTGAACCAAATAAAAATGCACCGATTCATTTATATTGTCAGAGTGGTCGCCGTGCAGAAATTGCTCGTAAAACTTTATTGGAAATGGGCTATACCAATGTCATCAATCATGGGGCTTATGATGATTTGAAAAAGCAACAGCCATAA
- a CDS encoding Spx/MgsR family RNA polymerase-binding regulatory protein yields MKIYGIKNCNSMKKAFDALQQANIAYEFHDYKKLGIDADTLKTWIAQLGTETVLNKKGTTWKKLSEQQQQYTIENEQNLIEMLIANTSMIKRPILDTGEELIAGFDEQIYQKL; encoded by the coding sequence ATGAAAATTTATGGTATTAAAAATTGTAACTCAATGAAAAAAGCATTTGATGCCTTACAACAGGCAAATATTGCTTATGAATTTCATGATTATAAAAAACTAGGTATCGATGCAGATACTTTAAAAACTTGGATTGCACAACTTGGTACAGAAACTGTTTTAAATAAAAAAGGCACAACGTGGAAAAAATTGAGTGAACAGCAACAGCAATATACGATTGAAAATGAACAAAATTTGATTGAAATGCTGATAGCAAATACCAGTATGATTAAACGCCCTATTTTAGATACAGGCGAAGAATTAATAGCAGGTTTTGATGAACAAATATATCAAAAACTCTAA
- the aceE gene encoding pyruvate dehydrogenase (acetyl-transferring), homodimeric type — protein MAYYGDTDALETKEWQDAFDSVLQNMGTERAAFLLEKLYQQAIAKHVPIQRLNTPYLNTIPVDEQPAMPGDQHMERRIRALIRWNALAMVLRANKTGDDLGGHLASFASSATLYDVGFNHFFRANNETFGGDMIYYQGHCAPGIYARSFLEGRLTEEQLNNFRREVGGNGLSSYPHPYLMPDYWQFPTVSMGLGPIMSIYQAHIQKYLMNRGLIKEEDRKVWAFLGDGEMDEPESLGAISLAGREKLDNLIWVVNCNLQRLDGPVRGNGKIIQELESVFRGAGWRVIKVVWGRHWDPLLDKDSSGALKAIMEEAVDGDYQRFQVKGGEYMRKNFFGRYPEAAELVRNLSDEDIEALNRGGHDPYKVFAAYAKAVQADGQPTVILAKTVKGYGLSEEAESVNRTHQIKKLQHSSLQYFRDRFNLPFTDEQLHELPFYRPAENSPELKYMKARREALGGYLPARRKESEVLQIPELSIFDSVLQGTGEKAISTTMAMVRLISALLKDKAIKDRVVPIVPDEARTFGLEGMFRQLGIYAAHGQKYTPEDNEQLMNYREAKDGHMLQEGINEAGAMSAWAALGTSYSTNNLPMIPMYMYYSMFGFQRIGDIAWAAGDAQAQGFLLGATAGRTTLNGEGLQHQDGHSHILASTIPNCVAYDPCFAYELAVIVHDGLQRMYVNQERVFYYLTLMNENYEHPAMPEGAEEGIKRGMYLFAKDDKATVQLLGSGVILREVIKASQILRDEFQIHSNIWSVTSFNELARDGMACEEYNRLHPNDEAMESWVAQQLRDTAGIVVSATDHMRAYSDQIRAYLPDNRPYVTLGTDGYGRSDTRANLRSYFGVDASHIVVATLKKLADEGEIDYRLVKDAIVSFELDTDSPMAWQPQATPEVKDASVFTGENV, from the coding sequence ATGGCATATTATGGCGATACTGACGCTCTCGAAACCAAAGAATGGCAAGATGCTTTTGATTCTGTATTACAAAATATGGGAACAGAACGAGCAGCGTTTTTATTAGAAAAATTATATCAACAAGCGATTGCGAAACACGTTCCAATCCAACGTTTAAATACCCCTTATTTAAATACCATTCCTGTAGATGAACAACCTGCCATGCCGGGTGATCAACACATGGAACGCCGTATTCGTGCATTAATTCGTTGGAATGCGTTGGCAATGGTGTTGCGTGCCAACAAAACAGGTGATGATTTAGGTGGACATTTAGCAAGTTTTGCCTCATCAGCGACTTTATACGATGTTGGTTTTAACCATTTTTTCCGTGCTAATAATGAAACCTTTGGTGGAGATATGATTTATTATCAAGGACATTGTGCGCCGGGTATCTATGCACGTTCGTTCCTTGAAGGGCGTTTGACTGAAGAACAGCTGAATAATTTCCGCCGTGAAGTGGGCGGTAATGGTTTATCAAGCTATCCGCACCCTTATTTGATGCCTGATTATTGGCAATTCCCTACTGTTTCTATGGGTTTAGGTCCAATTATGTCAATTTATCAAGCACATATTCAAAAATATCTAATGAATCGTGGTTTAATTAAAGAAGAAGACCGCAAAGTATGGGCATTCTTGGGTGATGGCGAAATGGACGAGCCTGAAAGTTTGGGTGCAATTTCATTAGCAGGACGTGAAAAATTAGATAATCTTATTTGGGTGGTAAACTGTAACTTACAACGTCTTGATGGTCCTGTGCGTGGTAATGGTAAAATTATTCAAGAACTTGAATCGGTATTCCGTGGTGCAGGCTGGCGAGTCATTAAAGTGGTTTGGGGACGTCATTGGGATCCACTATTGGATAAAGACAGTTCAGGAGCATTAAAAGCCATTATGGAAGAAGCAGTTGATGGTGATTATCAACGTTTCCAAGTTAAAGGTGGCGAATATATGCGTAAAAACTTCTTTGGTCGTTATCCTGAAGCTGCTGAGTTAGTGCGTAATTTAAGTGATGAAGACATCGAAGCACTCAATCGTGGTGGGCATGACCCATATAAAGTATTTGCAGCCTATGCTAAAGCGGTACAAGCTGATGGACAACCAACAGTAATTCTCGCTAAAACAGTAAAAGGTTATGGTTTATCAGAAGAAGCAGAAAGTGTAAACCGTACGCATCAGATTAAAAAATTACAGCATTCTTCATTACAATATTTCCGTGATCGTTTCAATTTGCCATTTACTGATGAGCAATTGCATGAATTACCATTCTACCGTCCTGCAGAAAATTCACCTGAATTAAAATACATGAAAGCTCGCCGTGAGGCTTTGGGTGGATATTTACCTGCACGCCGTAAAGAAAGTGAAGTTTTGCAGATTCCTGAATTATCAATTTTTGATAGTGTATTGCAAGGGACTGGTGAAAAAGCGATTTCTACGACAATGGCAATGGTGCGTTTAATTTCAGCATTATTGAAAGATAAAGCGATTAAAGACCGTGTTGTACCTATTGTACCTGATGAGGCTCGTACCTTCGGTTTGGAAGGTATGTTCCGTCAATTAGGTATTTATGCGGCTCATGGTCAAAAATACACCCCTGAAGATAATGAACAATTGATGAACTATCGTGAAGCCAAAGATGGTCATATGTTGCAAGAAGGGATTAATGAAGCAGGTGCAATGAGTGCTTGGGCAGCTTTGGGTACAAGTTATTCAACTAATAATTTACCAATGATCCCAATGTATATGTATTATTCAATGTTCGGTTTCCAACGTATTGGTGATATTGCATGGGCAGCAGGTGATGCTCAGGCACAAGGTTTCTTATTGGGAGCGACAGCAGGACGTACCACATTAAATGGTGAAGGTTTACAACATCAAGATGGTCATTCGCATATTTTAGCAAGTACTATTCCAAATTGTGTTGCGTATGACCCTTGTTTTGCCTATGAATTGGCCGTGATTGTACATGATGGTTTACAACGTATGTATGTCAATCAAGAGCGTGTGTTCTATTATCTCACATTGATGAACGAAAATTATGAACACCCAGCAATGCCAGAAGGTGCAGAAGAAGGCATCAAGCGTGGTATGTATTTATTTGCTAAAGATGATAAAGCGACAGTACAACTCTTAGGCTCTGGGGTGATTTTGCGTGAAGTGATTAAAGCAAGTCAAATTTTGCGTGATGAATTTCAAATCCATTCAAATATTTGGTCGGTTACCAGCTTTAATGAATTAGCTCGTGATGGTATGGCGTGTGAAGAATATAACCGCTTACACCCAAATGATGAAGCAATGGAATCTTGGGTTGCTCAACAATTGCGTGATACAGCAGGTATTGTAGTTTCAGCGACTGACCATATGCGTGCTTATAGCGACCAAATTCGTGCTTATTTACCAGATAATCGTCCTTACGTTACATTGGGTACAGATGGCTATGGACGCTCAGATACTCGTGCGAATTTGCGTAGTTATTTTGGCGTTGATGCAAGTCATATTGTGGTTGCAACGCTGAAAAAATTGGCAGATGAAGGGGAAATTGATTACCGTTTAGTGAAAGACGCAATTGTGTCTTTTGAATTGGATACCGATAGCCCAATGGCATGGCAACCTCAAGCAACGCCTGAAGTGAAAGATGCATCAGTATTTACAGGAGAAAATGTATGA
- the dinB gene encoding DNA polymerase IV, with product MHKIIHIDMDAFYASVELKKRPELQHLPVVVAFNRSRSVICAASYPARQFGLRSAMPLSQAKKLCPQLITISPNFDEYRQISQRIHQIFKHYTDKIEPIALDEAYLDVTQNKLGIATATEVAQCIRQDIWQQLGLTASAGVAPNKFLAKIASDWQKPNGLFVIKPHQVQQFILPLALKKIPGVGKVTQQKLADLGFHTLGDLQQVDENFLIQHFGKYGKQLFLFAQGIDERPVISERHYQQISKEITFNQDLNLIQAQHYWQDLAQQIWHSLLKKQCVAFGLNVKLKRTNFQIIQHSQSFKQPFHSVHDILIACQQLLYELHIADDMPFRLIGLGVYHLEKNYQPSQLNLW from the coding sequence ATACATAAAATCATTCATATTGATATGGATGCATTTTATGCATCTGTGGAATTAAAAAAACGTCCTGAATTACAACATTTACCTGTGGTAGTGGCATTTAACCGCTCTCGCTCAGTAATTTGTGCAGCTTCTTACCCCGCTCGGCAATTCGGTTTACGTTCTGCTATGCCTTTAAGTCAAGCCAAAAAATTATGTCCACAACTTATTACCATTTCACCTAATTTTGATGAATATCGTCAAATTTCTCAACGTATTCATCAAATTTTTAAACATTATACCGACAAAATCGAACCTATTGCCTTAGATGAAGCTTATTTAGATGTTACGCAAAATAAACTTGGTATTGCTACAGCAACTGAAGTCGCTCAATGTATTCGTCAAGATATTTGGCAACAGTTAGGTTTAACTGCATCAGCAGGCGTTGCACCCAATAAATTCTTAGCAAAAATTGCCTCAGATTGGCAAAAACCGAATGGATTATTTGTCATCAAGCCACATCAAGTACAACAGTTTATATTACCCTTAGCACTCAAAAAAATACCGGGAGTGGGCAAAGTTACTCAACAAAAATTAGCTGATTTAGGTTTTCATACTTTGGGTGATTTACAACAGGTTGATGAAAATTTTTTAATACAACATTTTGGTAAATATGGCAAACAGTTATTTTTATTTGCTCAAGGTATTGATGAACGTCCTGTCATTAGTGAACGTCATTATCAACAAATTTCTAAAGAAATAACCTTTAATCAGGATTTAAATCTCATTCAAGCACAACATTATTGGCAAGACCTAGCTCAACAAATTTGGCATAGCTTACTCAAAAAACAATGTGTTGCTTTTGGTTTAAACGTCAAACTTAAACGTACCAATTTTCAAATCATACAACATAGCCAAAGTTTTAAACAGCCATTTCATTCTGTACATGATATTTTAATCGCTTGTCAGCAGTTACTATATGAACTACATATTGCTGATGATATGCCATTTCGTTTAATTGGTCTAGGTGTGTACCATTTAGAAAAAAATTATCAGCCCTCACAGCTCAATTTATGGTAG
- a CDS encoding SMI1/KNR4 family protein has product MQVIFNRIYAQFERLKQHSQSDIDLSFNDGATDDDFAKLEQVLGFELPKEFKDIYRIYNGLDFGSVLHDDWLSIEQIITNYQILKQLYDEQVFSDDGIDFGCEPDSLAIKPNYWFNPKWIPFTQSSTADYKMIDLDPSETGTKGQIIQMWHDDPSCELLAVSLTDFFEQFATDLENDKYLIHPKHRFIKRDTLKYLEAE; this is encoded by the coding sequence ATGCAAGTCATTTTCAATCGTATTTACGCTCAATTTGAACGCTTAAAACAACATTCTCAAAGTGATATAGATTTATCATTTAATGATGGAGCGACTGATGATGATTTTGCTAAATTAGAACAGGTATTGGGTTTTGAATTACCCAAAGAGTTTAAAGATATTTATCGTATTTATAATGGTTTGGATTTTGGTTCGGTATTGCACGATGATTGGCTTTCCATTGAGCAGATAATCACAAATTATCAAATATTAAAACAATTATATGATGAGCAAGTTTTTAGTGATGATGGTATAGATTTTGGTTGCGAACCAGATAGTTTAGCGATTAAACCTAATTATTGGTTTAATCCAAAATGGATACCATTCACACAAAGCTCTACTGCTGATTATAAAATGATTGACCTTGACCCAAGCGAGACAGGCACCAAAGGGCAAATTATTCAAATGTGGCACGATGACCCAAGCTGTGAATTATTGGCTGTATCATTAACAGATTTTTTTGAACAATTTGCCACAGATTTAGAAAATGATAAGTATCTTATTCACCCAAAACATCGTTTTATTAAAAGAGATACTTTAAAATATCTTGAAGCAGAATAG
- a CDS encoding ribonuclease I has translation MMSSTSHAAPSAYDLKIELAPAICLLEPSQQKQRKCLEGYSFTILGLFPDTSHNCVTATSAQLPPLQAQAISRVMPNEYVRQQVWTQVGGCESGNASQYFRKIINFSQKLKIPNEVRPSQSHHVSYHDMQNRFVQVNQHLPRDAVRFVCQTHGKSKQTLLTQIHVCYKANGQYKTCTTPVTQTCPSSFTIQGMY, from the coding sequence ATGATGAGTTCAACGAGCCATGCAGCACCATCTGCCTACGATTTAAAAATTGAACTGGCTCCAGCCATATGCTTGCTTGAGCCATCACAACAAAAACAACGTAAATGTTTAGAAGGCTATTCTTTCACCATTTTAGGTTTATTTCCTGATACATCACATAATTGTGTAACTGCAACATCAGCACAACTTCCACCTTTACAAGCACAAGCCATTTCACGAGTGATGCCAAATGAATATGTACGTCAGCAAGTATGGACTCAAGTAGGTGGTTGTGAAAGTGGTAATGCAAGTCAATATTTTCGTAAAATTATAAACTTTTCACAAAAATTAAAAATTCCAAATGAAGTCCGACCGTCCCAGTCTCATCATGTATCTTATCATGATATGCAAAATCGTTTTGTGCAAGTGAATCAACATTTACCACGAGATGCAGTTCGTTTTGTTTGCCAAACACATGGGAAAAGCAAACAAACACTATTAACACAAATTCATGTATGTTATAAGGCAAATGGTCAATATAAAACCTGTACCACACCTGTTACTCAAACTTGTCCAAGTTCATTTACAATTCAAGGTATGTATTAA
- a CDS encoding TonB-dependent receptor domain-containing protein, with product MKKILFKLSLLTSAILSCSVAMAQQTVETKQVLPTIEVTAQQGTKYKTNVVTTEVKNESTETDLRGLLKEEPAIEISGGNGTSQYYAIRGMGQNSIDVKVDNTYSDSQILYHQGRFMLDPSLVKIVEVQKGAGSASAGIGATNGAIIAKTVDALDLLENSDKDYGFKIHGGYNSNDGHNYGATAFAKAGNFDFLLSANRIDEDDYKGGKGYKNSSNSDVVTNSALDKIGGLAKIGVTAGNHRFVISHMHEQHEGDRGIRQEFDMAETRLAVASLNGRQRAAGLRLAEATGRKDNQGRDTFYVVRANGQPVLQNEASDTKITQQTTNLEWTATDLGLVDKATANVYFMEKERKSADDTANGYAGNVPGATVTTIKTKGANVNFDWKVADDTILKTGVNYRHQEISPHEFNQNIRNLDNTGTITLSNPEKTDTGAYVEVISEIADTVTLTGGLRYDHFKFKAMDGKTVSSDDINPSIAIKWTPIQGLSLNANHHYATRSPRMYDALLTHGYRGITTIADGTTAERAKNTEVGINYTHTFANDSTLSANASYFWQRIDDAVINPQDRHTTADRTTIREIENAGYITNKGFEIDFTYRINGLTVKAGMADSDPVFHAVKQSNNNDMNPEFGAKVGRTWTSSIAYRFNQPNLELGVRNRTAEKSDKSLREGIITAQRDGYSVTDIFANWKPLANDRLNVNFAINNITDDNYRLHSQRANAGLPATGRDFRVGFNYTF from the coding sequence ATGAAAAAAATTTTATTTAAACTCAGTTTATTAACTAGTGCTATTTTATCGTGTTCTGTAGCAATGGCACAACAAACGGTAGAAACAAAACAGGTGTTACCGACAATAGAAGTAACAGCTCAACAAGGTACAAAATACAAAACTAATGTTGTAACAACTGAAGTGAAAAATGAAAGTACTGAAACGGATTTACGTGGTTTATTAAAAGAAGAACCTGCAATTGAAATTAGCGGTGGTAATGGTACTTCTCAATATTATGCTATTCGTGGTATGGGACAAAATTCTATTGATGTTAAAGTAGATAATACTTATTCAGATAGTCAAATTTTATATCATCAAGGGCGTTTTATGCTTGACCCTTCTTTAGTAAAAATTGTTGAAGTACAAAAAGGTGCAGGTTCTGCAAGTGCAGGTATTGGTGCAACCAATGGTGCAATCATCGCAAAAACAGTTGATGCTTTAGATTTGCTAGAAAATAGTGATAAAGATTACGGTTTTAAAATTCATGGTGGCTATAATAGTAATGATGGTCATAACTATGGTGCAACTGCTTTTGCTAAAGCAGGAAATTTTGACTTTTTATTATCAGCAAATCGTATAGATGAAGATGATTATAAAGGTGGTAAAGGCTATAAAAATTCAAGCAATAGTGATGTTGTTACCAATAGTGCTTTAGATAAAATTGGCGGTTTAGCAAAAATTGGGGTAACTGCAGGTAATCACCGTTTTGTTATTAGCCATATGCATGAACAGCATGAGGGTGATCGAGGTATTCGTCAAGAATTTGATATGGCAGAAACACGTTTAGCTGTAGCAAGTTTAAATGGTCGTCAAAGAGCAGCTGGATTACGATTAGCTGAAGCCACAGGTCGTAAAGATAATCAAGGGCGAGATACTTTCTATGTAGTACGTGCGAATGGTCAACCAGTTTTACAAAATGAAGCGAGTGATACAAAAATCACACAGCAAACGACTAATTTAGAATGGACTGCAACGGATTTAGGGCTTGTTGATAAAGCAACCGCTAACGTTTATTTCATGGAAAAAGAGCGTAAATCGGCAGATGATACCGCAAATGGTTATGCAGGTAATGTTCCAGGTGCTACGGTTACAACGATTAAAACCAAAGGTGCAAATGTTAATTTTGACTGGAAAGTTGCTGATGATACTATCTTGAAAACAGGTGTTAATTACCGTCATCAAGAAATTTCACCACATGAATTTAATCAAAATATCCGTAATTTAGATAACACAGGAACAATAACTTTAAGTAATCCTGAAAAAACAGATACAGGTGCTTATGTTGAAGTGATTAGTGAGATTGCTGATACTGTTACTTTAACAGGTGGTTTACGCTATGACCATTTTAAATTTAAAGCTATGGACGGTAAAACTGTTTCTAGTGATGATATTAACCCAAGTATCGCTATTAAATGGACTCCAATTCAAGGTCTCAGTTTAAATGCTAATCATCATTATGCAACACGTAGTCCACGTATGTATGATGCTTTATTAACACATGGCTATCGTGGTATTACCACTATTGCTGATGGTACAACTGCAGAACGTGCAAAAAATACTGAAGTTGGTATAAATTATACACATACTTTTGCGAATGATAGTACATTATCTGCAAATGCAAGCTATTTCTGGCAACGTATTGATGATGCTGTAATTAATCCACAAGATCGTCATACAACAGCTGATAGAACAACTATCCGTGAAATTGAAAATGCAGGTTATATTACCAATAAAGGTTTTGAAATTGATTTCACATATCGTATTAATGGCTTAACTGTTAAAGCGGGTATGGCAGATAGCGATCCTGTTTTCCATGCAGTTAAGCAAAGCAATAATAATGATATGAACCCTGAATTTGGTGCAAAAGTTGGACGTACTTGGACAAGTTCTATTGCTTATCGTTTTAATCAACCAAATTTAGAACTTGGTGTGCGTAACCGTACTGCAGAAAAATCAGATAAATCATTACGTGAAGGTATAATTACTGCACAGCGTGATGGCTATAGTGTAACAGATATTTTTGCAAATTGGAAACCATTAGCGAATGACCGTTTAAATGTAAACTTTGCTATCAATAATATCACTGATGATAATTATCGTCTGCATAGCCAACGTGCAAATGCTGGTTTACCTGCTACAGGTCGTGATTTCCGTGTAGGATTTAACTATACGTTCTAA
- a CDS encoding AraC family transcriptional regulator encodes MTEKQLQQVSRETISIHFVKAGLTGVKRLGMDVENLLAHVGIEAELLNHPQARISAEQYMRFVKMLWLVTQDEHVAFDEQPRRLGTFAMMCQLIIHSKTLGEALDLSSQFYKLFGDDWTVTLERDKHDSRLVFNIPNEKDPDHFLSEGLMMIWHGLASWLIDRRIPLERCHFNYERPAHVEEYDALFFAPVLKFNMARSEMIFASDYLDLPVRRTKENLEDFLKYAPANLLVKYKNTHSLSSRIRDILKSHIGEEMPTLNEVANMLYISQQTLRRRLVTEGKSYQGVKDALRRDVAIHLLLDPKYNLEDVALHIGFSESSTFHRAFKKWTGVTPGLYRQLHGYYEGVQM; translated from the coding sequence ATGACTGAAAAACAACTGCAACAAGTCAGCCGTGAAACAATTAGCATTCATTTTGTGAAAGCAGGTTTAACGGGGGTTAAGCGTTTGGGTATGGATGTAGAAAACTTACTTGCCCATGTTGGAATTGAAGCAGAATTGCTAAATCATCCACAGGCACGCATTTCAGCAGAACAATATATGCGATTTGTTAAAATGTTGTGGCTCGTTACGCAAGATGAACACGTTGCATTTGATGAGCAACCACGCCGTTTAGGTACGTTTGCTATGATGTGTCAGTTAATTATCCATAGTAAAACTTTAGGTGAAGCCTTAGATTTAAGTTCGCAATTTTACAAATTATTTGGCGATGATTGGACAGTAACTTTAGAGCGTGATAAACACGACTCACGTTTAGTATTTAATATCCCAAATGAAAAAGACCCAGACCATTTTTTAAGTGAAGGCTTAATGATGATTTGGCATGGTTTAGCTTCATGGTTGATAGACCGCCGTATTCCCTTAGAACGTTGTCATTTTAACTATGAACGCCCTGCCCATGTAGAAGAATATGATGCATTATTTTTTGCACCTGTGCTCAAGTTTAATATGGCACGCAGTGAAATGATTTTTGCATCAGATTATTTAGATTTACCAGTACGCCGTACCAAAGAGAATTTAGAAGATTTCTTAAAATATGCTCCTGCTAATCTATTGGTAAAATATAAAAATACTCATTCTTTAAGCTCACGTATTCGTGATATTTTAAAATCTCATATCGGTGAAGAAATGCCAACTTTAAATGAAGTGGCAAATATGTTGTATATTTCACAGCAAACTTTACGTCGCCGTTTAGTAACAGAGGGTAAAAGCTATCAAGGGGTAAAAGATGCTTTACGCCGTGATGTTGCTATTCATTTATTACTTGATCCAAAGTATAATTTGGAAGATGTCGCATTACATATTGGCTTTAGTGAAAGCAGTACATTCCATCGTGCTTTTAAAAAATGGACTGGGGTTACACCGGGTTTGTATCGTCAGTTACATGGTTATTATGAAGGCGTGCAGATGTAG
- a CDS encoding helix-turn-helix domain-containing protein, translating to MLHTYDTLDQLIQFAQLSANIHIHCHLSNEWLIHQQQQQGQGLVHIVTQGQSYLRLKDGSTQLLTQGDVIFFPMLDEHILSHHVESINLEHQTPLTQCELFCVQFSYAEPAQLIQSLPPLIHLKLDYKPLASLIHLFEIEQQQNHLLGANSVMNALSSVLLVQLIRGYLQHYQQHLTGLFSSLQHPKLGKLIHQLIQNPEHDWNIEQMADMTHLSRATFMRLFKQLMDISPYAFILNLRLQKSAHLLRHSAQNILSIALSTGFSSDTNFSKAFKKYYGCLPHEYRQQTQTQTKTDVDFQI from the coding sequence ATGCTACACACATACGACACCCTTGACCAACTCATTCAATTTGCTCAACTTTCTGCAAATATTCATATTCATTGTCATTTAAGTAATGAATGGTTGATACATCAACAGCAACAACAAGGTCAAGGTTTAGTACATATCGTAACACAAGGACAAAGTTATTTACGCCTTAAAGATGGCTCAACACAGCTTTTAACGCAAGGTGATGTGATTTTCTTTCCTATGTTAGATGAACATATTTTAAGCCATCATGTCGAAAGCATCAACCTAGAACATCAAACACCACTTACACAATGTGAATTATTCTGCGTACAATTTAGTTATGCTGAACCTGCTCAACTCATTCAAAGCCTACCACCTTTAATTCATTTAAAATTAGATTATAAACCTTTAGCCTCATTAATTCATTTATTTGAAATTGAACAACAACAAAATCATTTACTCGGTGCAAATAGCGTGATGAATGCATTATCTTCTGTGCTATTAGTACAGCTCATTCGAGGCTATTTACAACATTATCAACAACATTTAACAGGATTATTTTCTAGTTTACAACACCCTAAATTAGGCAAACTTATTCATCAACTGATTCAAAATCCAGAACATGACTGGAATATTGAACAAATGGCAGATATGACACATTTATCTCGTGCGACTTTTATGCGACTGTTTAAACAGTTAATGGATATTAGCCCTTATGCATTTATTTTAAATTTACGCTTACAAAAATCAGCCCATTTACTCAGACACTCTGCACAAAATATTCTTAGTATTGCCCTTAGCACGGGTTTTAGTTCAGATACCAATTTTTCTAAAGCTTTTAAAAAATATTATGGTTGTTTACCGCATGAATATCGTCAGCAGACACAAACTCAAACCAAAACAGATGTAGATTTTCAAATTTAA
- a CDS encoding carboxymuconolactone decarboxylase family protein, which yields MFKDWSAHTTEVKQAFAKLGKEYPDMLKAYGALGQAAANSGLDAKTRELIAIAVAITTRCESCISVHAEAAIKAGATDEEVAGALATAIALNAGAAYAYALRAMEAVDVQRPENG from the coding sequence ATGTTCAAAGATTGGTCAGCACATACGACAGAAGTAAAGCAAGCCTTTGCAAAATTGGGTAAAGAATATCCTGATATGTTGAAAGCCTATGGTGCATTAGGTCAAGCAGCAGCAAATAGCGGTTTAGATGCAAAAACACGAGAGTTAATTGCTATTGCAGTTGCAATTACTACACGTTGCGAGAGTTGTATTAGCGTTCATGCGGAAGCTGCGATTAAAGCAGGTGCAACAGACGAAGAAGTGGCAGGTGCATTAGCAACAGCAATTGCTTTAAATGCGGGAGCAGCGTATGCTTATGCATTACGAGCAATGGAAGCGGTTGATGTACAACGTCCTGAAAATGGTTAA